The Acetobacter sp. DNA window AAGCCGGATGTCCGGGCCAGAATGGCATCCGGCACAAATTGTCCTGTGAACACGACACCGTCGCAGGCCAGTGTCCGCCGCTCGCCATCCTGCTCAATTTCCACACCATCGACCTTGTCGCCACCAAGGATCGAAACGAGCGTCGTGTTCAGCAGGATGGGCGTGCCATACATCATCGACGCCAGCACATCGGCCGGACGCTGTGCTGTGATGCGTGTATTTTCCTCGATCATGGCGACAGGCTTCACCTGCCCATGCCGCGCCGTCATCAGGGCGGAAAACGACACCAGTTCACTGCCGATGATGACCGGATTCCGGAAGGGACGCAGGCCCTTCATCACCATCTCCTGAAACGCGCCGGTTGTGGTCACCCCCCAGGGCCGCGTGCCGGAGACAAGACGTGGCCCACGTGGTGTCTCCCGTGTGCCGGTGGCGAGCAGAACGGCACGAGCCTGCCATGTTTCCAGCCCGCGTTCCGTGGACACATGCACAATACCGCCGGGCTCAATCCCTGTTACGGTCGTATCGGTGAGGATCGGCACGCCCGCCGCCTCCGTCAGTGCGCGGGCGTAGCGCGGCCCTCTCCACATCCGACCAAAGTCCAGCATGCCGAACCCGAGATGCCCGCAATAACGCGGCAGGCCTCCCGGCTCACCCGTGCGTTCCAGCACGGCAATCTTCTCAACGCCCGCGCGCCTCAGGACACGGGCCGCGCTGAGACCGGCAGGCCCAGCCCCGACGATCAGGACATCATACATCA harbors:
- a CDS encoding NAD(P)/FAD-dependent oxidoreductase — translated: MYDVLIVGAGPAGLSAARVLRRAGVEKIAVLERTGEPGGLPRYCGHLGFGMLDFGRMWRGPRYARALTEAAGVPILTDTTVTGIEPGGIVHVSTERGLETWQARAVLLATGTRETPRGPRLVSGTRPWGVTTTGAFQEMVMKGLRPFRNPVIIGSELVSFSALMTARHGQVKPVAMIEENTRITAQRPADVLASMMYGTPILLNTTLVSILGGDKVDGVEIEQDGERRTLACDGVVFTGQFVPDAILARTSGFALDGGTRGPVIDSTFRTLDPQVFAAGNVLRAVEHSGQAALEGRAAARMILRALEGRLPDPGSAVSVTCWQGVANVWPQRLHAAPRGRIVLHARMETPQRGVLRLSDEQGRTVASRRVSVLPERRVELAVPAASLSGVSTLRLEVEK